From Methylomonas sp. EFPC3, a single genomic window includes:
- a CDS encoding FcoT family thioesterase, producing the protein MSAITELAECDALTLTDIEGSFVNQVLSPYRQHCQYLKKAYFQQQEGLGLQGMLMNGEFSIPESCYIDDTGHFNAVEYNICYNQIAYVHLGYCIKHGLIPELNEYEPDSFFEKQLSNFLIANLNSSYQSFINAKRFYGTFGISLVKKTSRCTFLKTFCHFHDDKLGKSKGEVTLAVLRPDA; encoded by the coding sequence ATGAGTGCAATCACTGAATTAGCGGAATGCGACGCGCTGACGTTAACCGATATCGAAGGTTCCTTCGTCAATCAGGTATTGTCGCCATATCGGCAGCACTGCCAATATCTGAAGAAGGCTTATTTTCAGCAGCAAGAAGGGCTGGGATTACAAGGTATGTTGATGAACGGCGAGTTTTCGATTCCGGAATCCTGCTATATCGACGATACCGGGCATTTTAACGCCGTCGAATACAATATTTGTTACAACCAAATCGCTTATGTTCATTTGGGATATTGCATCAAGCACGGTTTAATTCCGGAGTTAAACGAATACGAGCCGGATTCTTTTTTCGAGAAGCAGTTGTCCAACTTTCTAATTGCGAATTTAAATTCAAGCTATCAAAGCTTTATTAATGCCAAACGGTTTTACGGAACCTTCGGCATTAGTTTGGTGAAGAAAACCTCTCGCTGCACGTTTTTGAAGACGTTCTGCCATTTTCACGACGACAAGCTTGGCAAATCCAAAGGCGAGGTAACGTTGGCGGTGTTACGCCCGGATGCTTAA
- a CDS encoding TauD/TfdA family dioxygenase, translating to MTTETSGLEIKEARPGNIGAEIIGLDVNELSDHAPELALIRQLIYKNKLVVLRGQELTAERYVAFTRKLGRPQVYFQPQYHHPDHAEIFVSSNVIEADGKKLGVAGTGRYWHTDCAFEPHPLSFTSVYPLVFPKSARETSYIDMAAVYAKLPAELKAYVETASAVHEGKLRYKVQASDIDKSLAELLDRIHNEVPPVIHPAVIQHPVTGEKILYISSGFTTKLAGLTYEENQKVMQALFDFAEQPEHIHTHYWEEGDLIIWDNRPLVHKASSVKPGEKSKSYRIGIYDDLPFYVGINS from the coding sequence ATGACTACTGAAACTTCAGGCCTGGAAATTAAAGAAGCAAGGCCCGGTAATATCGGCGCCGAAATTATTGGATTGGATGTTAACGAATTGTCTGACCATGCGCCGGAGTTAGCGCTGATAAGGCAGTTGATTTATAAAAACAAACTGGTGGTGTTGCGCGGTCAAGAATTGACGGCGGAACGTTATGTGGCGTTCACCCGCAAACTGGGTCGGCCGCAAGTGTATTTTCAGCCGCAGTACCATCATCCCGACCATGCCGAGATCTTCGTCTCGTCCAACGTGATCGAGGCGGACGGCAAAAAGCTTGGCGTGGCTGGCACCGGGCGCTACTGGCACACCGATTGTGCGTTCGAACCCCACCCACTGTCTTTTACGTCGGTCTATCCCTTGGTATTCCCGAAATCCGCCCGGGAAACGTCTTATATCGACATGGCCGCGGTATACGCAAAATTGCCGGCCGAATTAAAAGCCTATGTCGAAACGGCAAGCGCCGTTCACGAAGGCAAACTGCGTTACAAAGTTCAAGCGTCGGATATCGACAAGTCGTTGGCCGAGTTACTCGACCGGATCCATAACGAAGTACCGCCGGTTATTCATCCGGCGGTGATACAGCATCCGGTCACGGGCGAAAAGATTCTCTATATCAGTAGCGGTTTTACCACCAAATTGGCCGGTTTAACTTACGAAGAAAATCAAAAGGTAATGCAGGCCTTATTCGACTTCGCCGAGCAGCCGGAACATATTCATACCCATTATTGGGAGGAAGGCGATTTGATTATCTGGGATAACCGGCCGCTGGTGCATAAAGCCTCTTCGGTAAAACCAGGCGAGAAAAGCAAAAGCTATCGCATCGGTATTTACGACGACTTACCTTTTTACGTAGGAATAAACTCATGA
- a CDS encoding TauD/TfdA family dioxygenase: protein MSVETIEIEVIESKPGKIGAEIRGLDINALSAEAPELGMIRSLIYRNKLVVLRNQELDEAKYVAFARKLGRPQVYFQPQYHHPNYPEIFVSSNVPDQNGNKIGVSGTGKYWHTDCAFEKHPLSFTSVYPLVFPKMSRETSYIDMVQVLKNLPAQLKQYVDAKTYIHAGQLRYKVQASDIDKSLAELLERINAEVPPVEHPAVIQHPVTGEFSLYISSGFTIKIAGLDHEENQMALKALFDFIERPEHVHTHYWEEGDLIIWDNRSVIHKASGVKPGETSKMYRVGIYDDLPFYVGIGN, encoded by the coding sequence ATGAGCGTTGAAACCATCGAAATCGAAGTGATCGAGTCTAAACCCGGCAAAATCGGTGCCGAAATCCGCGGCCTGGACATAAACGCCTTGTCCGCCGAAGCGCCTGAACTCGGGATGATTCGGAGTCTGATCTACCGCAATAAACTGGTCGTGTTGCGTAACCAGGAACTGGACGAAGCCAAGTATGTGGCATTCGCCCGTAAACTGGGCCGGCCGCAGGTTTATTTCCAACCGCAGTACCACCATCCGAATTACCCCGAAATTTTTGTTTCGTCCAACGTGCCGGATCAAAACGGCAACAAAATCGGCGTGTCCGGTACCGGAAAATATTGGCATACCGATTGTGCTTTCGAAAAACATCCATTGTCGTTTACCTCGGTTTATCCCTTGGTATTTCCGAAAATGTCGCGGGAAACTTCGTACATCGATATGGTGCAGGTGTTGAAAAATCTGCCGGCGCAATTAAAACAATATGTCGACGCCAAAACCTATATTCACGCCGGCCAACTCAGGTATAAGGTTCAGGCCAGCGATATCGATAAATCGCTGGCGGAGTTACTCGAGCGCATCAATGCCGAAGTGCCTCCGGTCGAACATCCGGCCGTCATTCAACATCCGGTAACCGGCGAATTCTCGTTGTATATCAGTAGCGGTTTTACGATAAAAATCGCCGGACTGGACCATGAAGAAAATCAAATGGCGCTGAAGGCATTATTCGATTTTATCGAGCGTCCGGAGCACGTGCATACCCATTATTGGGAAGAGGGCGATTTAATCATTTGGGATAACCGTTCGGTGATTCATAAGGCCTCGGGGGTTAAACCGGGCGAGACCAGCAAAATGTATCGGGTTGGTATTTACGACGATTTGCCTTTTTACGTTGGTATCGGCAATTGA